The following DNA comes from Chitinophaga nivalis.
CAGGAGAGCGTCATGACAAATGCAGGCATTGCCTTATCCCTGATATAAAAAATCATCCCTTTTCAAATTCACCTGGCAAATATTTGCAAATGATGGCTGCAATCCTGTCTATATGGTCATATAAGAAGAAATGATCTCCTTCCAATATCTCATAATCAAAACCCCCGCTTGTAAATTTTCTCCAGTTTTGTATATCCTTTACATATTTCTCCTCATATCCCATGAGTGCATGGATAGCGGTATTAATTTTCGATACTATCTTTTGCGTGTACTCTTCTTCCAGCAATGTTAAGTCCGCGCGGAAGATTGGTTCAAAGAAATCCATTAGTTCTTCATTGGCTAATAATTTATCTGAGGGCCTGCCTATTCTCAGTAATGCACGAAAAAATGCTTCCCGTGGCAGGGTGGAAATTCTTTCTTCATCGATGACATTTGGTCCGGGATAACCGGATGCCACCAGGCATACCGGCGCATCTTTTTCTTTTTCCAATC
Coding sequences within:
- a CDS encoding thioesterase II family protein, whose amino-acid sequence is MKSQVFIFPFAGGNVFSFQPLVDKLQDQVEVIVLELPGRGLRTDEPLLYNKKTAIIDLLQQLKQKRNKMPFLLYGHSLGAVLGFELNSRLEKEKDAPVCLVASGYPGPNVIDEERISTLPREAFFRALLRIGRPSDKLLANEELMDFFEPIFRADLTLLEEEYTQKIVSKINTAIHALMGYEEKYVKDIQNWRKFTSGGFDYEILEGDHFFLYDHIDRIAAIICKYLPGEFEKG